CGGTCGAGGTCGGCGCCGGTGAGCTCACCATCTACGACAACGTCGACCCGAAGACGGGGGAGACGGTCTGGAAGGACCTCTGCCGCGGCCCGCACCTGCCGAACACCCGCATGATCGGCAATGGCTACTCGCTCATGCGCGTCGCCGCCGCCTACTGGCGCGGCTCGGAGAAGAACAAGCAGCTGCAGCGGCTGTACGGCACCGCCTGGCCGACCAAGGACGAGCTGCGCGCCTACCAGGCCCGCCTCGAGGAGGCCGCGAAGCGCGACCACCGCCGACTGGGCGCCGAACTCGACCTGTTCAGCTTCCCCGAGGAGCTCGGCTCCGGCCTGCCGGTGTTCCACCCCAAGGGCGGCATCATCCGCACCGAGCTGGAGAACTACTCGCGCAAGCGGCACATTGAGGAGGGCTACTCCTTCGTCAACACGCCGCACATCACCAAGGGGCGGCTCTACGAGATCTCCGGTCACCTGGACTGGTACCGCGACGGCATGTTCCCGCCGATGCACATCGACGCCGAGCACAACGAAGACGGCTCGGTGCGCCGCGAGGGCCAGGACTACTACCTGAAGCCCATGAACTGCCCGATGCACAACCTGATCTACCGCGCCGGCGCGCACTCCTACCGTGAACTGCCGATGCGCCTGTTCGAATTCGGCAGTGTGTACCGCTACGAGAAGTCCGGCGTCGTTCACGGCCTCACCCGGGTGCGCGGGATGACGCAGGATGACGCGCACATCTACTGCACCCGCGACCAGATGAAGGATGAGCTGACGAAGACTCTGAACTTCGTGCTCGGCCTGCTCAAGGACTACGGACTCGACGACTTCTACCTGGAGCTGTCCACCAAGGACCCGGAGAAGTTCGTCGGCAGCGACGACGCCTGGGATGAGGCCACCCGCACGCTCGCCGAGGTGGCCGAGGCTTCCGGCCTCGAACTCGTGCCCGACCCGGGCGGGGCAGCGTTCTACGGCCCCAAGATCTCGGTACAGGCGCGCGACGCCATCGGCCGCACCTGGCAGATGTCGACCATCCAGCTCGACTTCAATCTGCCCGAACGGTTCGACCTCGAGTACACCGCCGCGGACGGCACCCGGCAGCGCCCGGTGATGATCCACCGCGCGCTGTTCGGCTCGATCGAACGGTTCTTCGGCGTGCTCACCGAGCACTACGCCGGCGCGTTCCCGGCCTGGCTGTCACCCGTGCAGGTCGTCGGCATCCCGGTGTCCGAACAGCACAACGACTACCTGCAGGGTGTCATCGATCGCCTCCGTGCCGAGGGAGTCAGGGCGGAACTGGATGCCTCGGATGACCGCATGCAGAAGAAGATCCGCACCCACACCAAGCTGAAGGTGCCGTTCCAGCTGATCGCAGGCGAAGAGGACCGCACCAACTCTTCGGTGAGCTTCCGCTTCCGCGACGGCCGCCAGGACAACGGCATCCCGGTGGATGAGGCGGTCGAGCGCATCCTCGACGCCATCCGCACCCGGGCACAGGTGTAGCCGTTGGCGGACACTCCGAACAGAGACTACGACGGCTCCCACTACGCGGGTGTCGAGGCATCCGGTGACTTCGCCGCCGTGCCCGACGCGTTCCAGCGGCTGTGGACACCGCACCGGATCGCGTACATCCAGCACGGTCAGGCCCCGGGCAAGGACGAGTGCCCGTTCTGCCTCGCCCCGTCCCGCGACGACGAGCAGGCGCTGATCGTCGCCCGCGGTGCGCACGCCTACGTGCTGCTCAACCTGTTCCCGTACAACAGCGGGCATCTGCTGGTCTGCCCGTACCGTCACATTGCAACCTATGACCAGGCAACCCCGGACGAGGTCGCCGAGATCGGTATGCTCACCCAGACGGCGATGCGCGTGCTCACCGAGACATCGGGTGCGCACGGCTTCAACATCGGAATGAACCAGGGCAGGATCGCGGGTGCAGGCATCGCCGAGCACCTGCACCAGCACATCGTCCCGCGCTGGGCGCAGGACTCCAATTTCTTTCCGATCATCGCCGGTACCAAGGCTGTCCCTCGCCTGCTGGGCGAGGTGCGCGACGAGATCGCGGCGGCCTGGCCCGTGAGCAACCCTGAGTAGAATCGACACATCATGAGTGAAACCACCCCCACCGAACTGCTGGGCACCAGCCGCGTGAAGCGCGGCCTGGCCGAAATGCTCAAGGGCGGTGTGATCATGGACGTCGTCACCGCTGAACAGGCCCGTATCGCCGAGGACGCCGGCGCCGTCGCCGTGATGGCCCTCGAACGCGTGCCCGCCGACATCCGCTCGCAGGGCGGGGTCGCCCGGATGAGCGACCCCGACCTGATCGACCAGATCATCGCGTCGGTGTCGATCCCGGTGATGGCCAAGGCCCGGATCGGCCACTTCGTCGAGGCGCAGGTGCTCGAGGCGCTGCACGTCGACTACATCGACGAGTCCGAAGTGCTGAGCCCCGCCGACTACGTCAACCACATCGACAAGTGGCAGTTCACGGTTCCCTTCGTCTGCGGTGCCACCAATCTCGGTGAGGCGCTTCGACGCATCAACGAGGGCGCCGCGATGATCCGCTCGAAGGGCGAGGCCGGCACCGGGGATGTTTCCGAGGCCACCAAGCACATCCGCAAGATCAAGGGCGAGATCGCCGCACTCAGCGCCATGTCGAAGGACGAGCTGTACGTCGCCGCCAAGGAACTGCAGGCGCCATACGAGCTGGTCGCCGAGATCGCCGAGACCGGCAAGCTGCCCGTGGTGCTGTTCACCGCCGGTGGCGTCGCAACCCCGGCTGACGCGGCCATGATGATGCAGCTCGGGGCCGACGGTGTCTTCGTGGGCTCGGGCATCTTCAAGTCCGGCAACCCGGCAGCGCGCGCCGCAGCGGTCGTCAAGGCCACCACGTTCTACGACGACCCGTCGGTCATCGCCGATGTGTCGCGCGGCCTCGGTGAGGCCATGGTGGGCATCAACGTCTCCGACCTCGCCGCACCGCACCGCCTCGCCGAGCGTGGCTGGTAAGACGCCCAGGATCGGCGTCCTCGCCCTGCAGGGCGACTTCCGTGAGCACATCCAGGTGCTCACGGGCCTCGGCGCGGACGCCGTCCCGGTACGCCGACCGGCGGAACTGGACACGGTCGACGGGCTCGTCATCCCCGGCGGCGAGTCCAGCGTGATTGACAAGCTCACCCGCACGTTCGGGATGCAGCAGCCGTTGCGCGACGCGATCGCGGCCGGACTGCCGGTGTATGGCACCTGCGCGGGCCTGATCATGCTCGCCGATCGAGTGCTGGACTCGATCGAGGGCCAGCAGACCATCGGCGGGCTGGATGTCGAGGTGCGCCGGAACGCGTTCGGCTCGCAGGTGGACTCGTTCGAGACCGACCTCGACGTGCCCGTGCTCGGCGAGACGCCGGTGCACGCAGTGTTCATTCGTGCGCCCATCGTCGAGACGGTCGGGCCGGCGGCATCCGCTCTGGCCTCGCTGGAGGACGGTCGCGTCGTCGCCGTCGAACAGGGCAACCTGCTGGGCACCTCATTCCACCCGGAGATGACGGGGGAGACGCGATTCCACGCCTACTTCCTCGACAAGGTGCGCGCCTGAAAGGCTTCAGAGGCATGCGCCGTTAGAATTGCCGACATGGCAGGTCACTCCAAGTGGGCGACGACCAAGCACAAGAAGGCCGTCATCGACGCGCGCCGTGCCAAGTCGTTCGCCAAACTCATCAAGAACATCGAGGTCGCCGCGAAGATCGGCGGCGCGGACCTCACCGGCAACCCGACGCTCGTCGACGCCGTGCAGAAGGCCAAGAAGACCTCTGTCCCGAACGACAACATCGACCGGGCCATCAAGCGCGGCGCCGGGCTCACCGGCGAGAGCATCGAGTACACGACGATCATGTACGAGGGCTACGCCCAGGGCGGCGTCGCGCTGCTCATCGAGTGCCTCACTGACAACAAGAACCGCGCGGCAGCCGAGGTACGCACGGCGATGACCCGCAACGGCGGCAACATGGCCGACCCGGGCAGCGTGGCATACAACTTCAACCGCAAGGGCGTCATCTCGATCGAGAAGACCGACGGCGTCACCGAGGACGACATCCTGATGGCGGTGCTGGATGCCGGAGCCGAAGAGGTCATCGACCGCGGAGCCGGCTTCGAAGTGATCACCGACCCGTCGAACCTCGTGGCCGCGCGCACCGCACTGCAGGAGGCCGGCATCGACTACGACTCAGCCGAGGCCGAGTTCGTGCCGAACCTCAGCGTCGACCTCGACGCCGACACGGCGCGCGAGGTGTTCAAGCTGATCGACGCGCTCGAGGACAGCGACGACGTGCAGAACGTGTTCGCCAACTACGAGGTTTCCGCCGACGTCCAGGCCGAGCTCGACGAAGAAGACTGACCCGTGTCGTTGCGGGTGCTCGGCATCGACCCGGGGCTGACCCGGTGCGGTGTCGGCATCGTCGACGTCGAGCCCAACCGGCGGGCACGGCTGGTGCACGTGACCGTGATCCGCACACCGCCCGACCTCGACCTCGAACGGCGGTTGCTCGCCGTGGGCACCGGTATCCGTGAGCTGCTCGACGAGTACCTGCCTGCCGCGGTCGCGCTGGAACGGGTGTTCGCCCAGCACAACGTGCGCACCGTGATGGGAACCGCGCAAGCCAGCGGCGTCGCCATGCACGCGGCGGCCGAACGAGGCCTGGCCGTCGGCCTGCATACTCCGAGCGAAGTGAAGGCAGCGGTCACCGGGTACGGTGCCGCGGACAAGAAGCAGGTGGCGACGATGGTGGCCCGCGTGCTCGGGCTCGACAGCCCACCGAAGCCCGCCGACGCCTCCGACGCCCTCGCGCTGGCCATCTGCCACGCCTGGAAGTCCGGTGCCGCACCGGTCAGCGCCGCCGGCACGCTCACTCGCGCCCAGGAGGCGTGGCGTGCGGCGGAAAAGTCGGCGGCCAAACGTAGGCTCTAAGGCATGATCTCCTCCGTACGTGGCACTGTCCTGGCTGCGAGCGGCACCACTGTCGTGATTGAGGTTGGCGGAGTCGGCCTGTCGGTGCAGGTCACCCCGCAGCACGCGCTCGGCTTGCGCATCGGCTCCGAGGCGATGCTCCGCACCACGCTGATCGTCCGCGAGGACGACCTCAGCCTGTTCGGCTTCGCCGACGCCGATGAACTCGACGTGTTCGACAAACTCCGTGGCGTGACCGGGGTCGGCCCGAAGTCGGCGATGGGGGTGCTTGCCGCGCTCACGCCCGCCGAGGTCGCCGCCGCGGTCGCGCATGAAGACGACGCGGCGTTCCGCAAGGTCTCCGGGATCGGGCCGAAGACCGCGAAACTCATCGTGGTCTCCCTCGCGGGCAAACTGCACGTGGCGCCGCAGGCGAAGGCCGCGGCATCCGGCGTCGGCATCTCGGTCGCCGACAGCGTGCTCACCGCTCTGATCGGGCTCGGCTGGCCGGAGAAGGTCGCCGCCCAGGCGGTCGAGGATGCTGCGAATACCGCGTCTGACGTCGAGAAGAGCACGGTTCCTGCCCTGCTGCGGATCGCGCTGGCCCAGCTCGGGCCGGTGCTGCACGCCGGTGGTCGCTCGTGAGCGACGGCGCGGGTGTGGACATGGGTGTCGACGTCGGCGACATCGTCCGCGCCGATCCGGAGTCCGAGGCGGAGCTCGCCTTCGAGGGCGCGCTGCGCCCGAAGACCCTCGGCGAGTTCGTCGGCCAAACCAAGGTGCGCGGCCAGCTGCAGTTGCTGCTGCAGGCAGCGGCACTGCAGAACCGCACCCCCGACCACATCCTGCTGGCCGGCCCGCCCGGACTTGGCAAGACCACCCTGGCAATGATCGTCGCCGAAGAGAGCAAGCGGCCGTTGCGGATGTCGAGCGGTCCCGCCATCCAGCACGCGGGCGACCTCGCCGCGGTGCTGTCGTCGCTGGTGCCCGGTGAGGTGCTGTTCATCGACGAGATCCACCGCATGGCGCGGTCGGCCGAAGAGATGCTGTACCTCGCGATGGAGGACTTCCGCATCGACATCATGGTCGGCAAGGGCGCCGGTGCCACCTCGATCCCGCTCGATCTGGCGCCGTTCACGCTGGTTGGCGCGACCACCCGCTCGGGCCTGCTGCCGAACCCGCTCCGCGACCGGTTCGGCTTCACCGCACACCTCGAGTTCTATGAGGATGCCGAGCTGGAGCAGGTGCTCGAACGAGCCGCGAAACTGCTCGCCCTCCGCGTCGACACCTCCGCGCTCGGGGAGATCGCCCGCCGCAGCCGCGGCACCCCGCGTATCGCCAACCGGTTGCTGCGCCGAGTGCGTGACTACGCCCTGGTGACCGGGTCGGAAGCGGCGCTTCCGGCGGTGCAGGCCGCACTCGAGCTGTACGACGTGGACCCGCTCGGGCTGGACCGGCTTGACCGCGCGGTGATGCAGACGATCCTCTCCCGCTTCGACGGGGGACCGGTCGGGCTGAACACGCTCGCGGTGTCGGTCGGCGAGGAGTCCGAGACCATCGAGTCGGTCGTCGAACCGTTCCTCGTGCGAATCGGCCTGCTCACCCGAACCCCTCGCGGCCGGGTGGCCACCCGCCAGGCCTGGACCCACTTCGGGGTGGCCAAGGATACCGCCGCCCTGTTCGGGGATGACTTATAATTTCCAAGGGTTTCGCAGTCAGCACATCTAGACTGACTCGGTTCAACCCCAATCCGGAAGGCTTTCCCCACACACAATGGATCCGTTCACTCTTGTAATGCTGGCCATCCTGGCCGTGCTCGTGTTCTTCATGTTCCGCAACTCGCGTAAGCGTCAGAAGGACCAGGCGGAACTGCAGACCAAGATGGTGCCTGGCGCCGAGGTCATGACCAGCTTCGGCCTGTACGGAACGCTCGTCTCGGTCGACGACGAGAAGGTCACCGCCGACATCGAGGTCGCGCCGGGAACCGTCGTCCGCGTGCACCGTCAGACGCTCTCCAAGGTCGTCGAGGACACCGAGGTCACCGACGCCGAGGTCGAGGACACCGAGAGCACCGTCGGCACCGACGCGCCGGTCCTGAACGACGCGCCCGTGGTCGACGACGCCCCGCGCCCCGCATCAGACGTGAAGAAGACTGACGACTAACCATTAGTCTTGGATGCGGCCCGCCACGGCGGGCCGCAATCAGGTCTGCGCCCGTGGCGGGTGCTCTCGTAGAAAGCTGAGTTCTTAGGTGGCACGAAGCACACCGGTACGCAAGGCCTGGCGGTCGCTGACCTGGTTAGCGGTCATCATCGCCGCCCTGATCGGCTTGAACGCGGCTGGCGCCATCTGGAACAACGCCGGCTGGACCCCTCAGCTTGCCCTCGACCTCGAGGGTGGAACGCAGATCATCCTCGAGCCACAGCTCGAGGAGGGCCAGAGCGTCTCAGCGGAACAGCTGAACCAGGCGGTGTCGATCATCCGCCAGCGTGTCGACGCGAGCGGTGTCTCCGAGTCCGAGATCACCACCCAGGGCGGCAGCAAGGTCGTCGTCTCGCTCCCGGGAACCCCGGACGAAGAAACCATGGCGCGCATCCAGGCCTCGGCAAAGCTCGAGTTCCGCCCGGTGCTCACCGCCGATCTGCCCACCGATCAGTCAATGACCGACGGTGAGACGCCGGCTCCGGATGCTCCGGCCGACGCCGAACCGACGCCGACTCCCTCGCTGGAATCCACCCCGACTGCCGAGCCGACGAGCCCGAGCGACCTGAACTGGATCACTCCGGCCCTCGCCGACGAGTTCGCGAACTTCGACTGCGCATCGCTCGACGAGGCCCAGTCCTCGATCGCTCCCGCCGATCAGCCACTGGTCACCTGCGAGCAGGATGGCTCGGTCAAGTACGTCCTCGGCCCGGTCGAGGTGTCCGGCGAGACCATCAGCGACGCCACCGCCGGATTGGTGCCCGACTCTCGCGGATTCGCCACCAACGAGTGGGGCGTGTTCATCGAGTTCAACGAGACCGGAACCGCGCAGTTCCGCGATGTCACCGAGCGTCTGATCACGCTGCAGGGTGCGCAGAACCAGTTCGGCATCGTGCTGGATGGCAAGGTCATCTCGGCGCCGACCACCAACGTCGCCATCACCGACGGCAAGCCGATGATCAGCGGAAACTTCACCCAGGAATCCGCCCAGACCCTCGCCGACCAGTTGAAGTTCGGCGCTTTGCCGATCGGCTTCGAGCTGGAGAGCACCAACACGATCTCGGCAACGCTCGGAACCTCGCAGCTGCAGAGCGGACTCATCGCCGGCATCATCGGCATGATTCTGGTGCTGATTTACTCGCTCATCCAGTACCGCACCCTGGGCCTTGTGACGATGGCGTCGCTGCTGGTCGCTGCCGTGATCACCTACCTGATCATCAACCTGCTGTCCTGGCGCGAAGGCTACCGGCTGTCGCTCGCCGGCGTTGCCGGTCTGATCGTCGCGATCGGTATCATCGCGGACTCGTTCATCGTCTACTTCGAACGTATTCGCGACGAGTTGCGCGACGGCCGCAGCCTGGTGTCGTCGGTGGAGACCGGATGGAAACGCGCACTGCGCACGATCCTCGCCGCGGACTCGATCAACTTCCTCGCCGCGATCGTGCTCTTCATCGTCGCGGTCGGCAGTGTGCAGGGCTTCGCGCTCACCCTCGGGCTCACGACCCTGGTCGACCTGCTGGTCGTCATCATGTTCACGCACCCGCTCATGCAGCTGCTCGCGACCACCCGCTTCTTCGGCGGAGGACATCCGTGGAGCGGGCTTGATCCCCAGGCCCTCGGCGCCGTGTACCGGGGCCGCGCTCAGTTCCGCGCTCCGGTTGCCACGGCCGGCCGCAACCAGCGGGCCGCGAAGGAAGCGGAGAGACGGCAGACCATCGCCGAACGCAAGGCAGCCGAGCTCACCTCGAGCGGTCGCGACGCTGGAAAGGACTCCTGATGTCCCGCCTCACCACCTTCGGCAACGACCTGTACACGGGCGCCAAGTCGATCGACTTCATCGGCCGCCGGAAGCTCTGGTACGCGATCGCCGGGATCGTGATCCTGATCTCTGTCGTCGTTCCATTCGTGCGCGGCGGATTCCTCTTCGGCATCGAGTTCCGCGGCGGTTCTGAGTTCCAGATCACCCAGATCGAGAACCTCGATCCGGCCACCGACCAGCCGCGCGCGAGCGAAACCGTCACCGACACCGTCGAGGACGCGGCTCCGCGCGTCAGCATCGTCGGTGCCGATGGCATCCGCGTGCAGACCGACCAGCTCACCCCCACCGACAGCAACGCGGTGCGCGATGCCCTCGCCGACGAGTTCTCGGTCAGCAGGGACGATGTCAGCGCCTCGTTCATCGGCCCCAGCTGGGGTGCGGATGTCACCGGCCAGGCGCTGCGCGGTCTTGCCATCTTCATCGTGTTCGCCGCTGTGATGATGGCCCTCTACTTCCGCACCTGGAAGATGTCGCTCGCCGCACTGGTCGCCCTCGCGCACGACCTGATCATCACCGTCGGCATCTACGGGGTGCTCGGCTTCGAGATCACCCCGGCGGCCGTGATCGGCTTCCTCACGATCCTCGGCTACTCGCTGTACGACACCGTCGTGGTGTTCGACAAGATCCGCGAGAACACCGCAGAGGACGGCGAAACCAGCAGGCGCACCTTCGCGCAGTCGGTGAACCTGGCCGTCAACCAGACCCTGGTCCGCTCGATCAACACGTCGGTGGTCGCCGCGCTGCCGGTGGCCGCGATTCTCTTCATCGGCGCGGCCGTGCTCGGCGCCGGAACGCTTCGCGACATCTCGCTGGCCCTGTTCATCGGCATCCTGGTCGGTGCGTACTCGACGATCTTCATCGCCGCGCCGGTCTACGCCCAGCTGCGTGAGAACGAGCCGGAAGTGAAGAAGCAGGGTCACGGTGTGAAGAAGCGTGAAGAGGTCAGCGGCACGACGACCGGCGCGGTTCGCTGAGCCGCGGATGACGCCGCCGATGCCGTACGGCACGCCCAGCGTGCGCGGCTAAACTGAGCGTCGGAGGTGGCGGCATGAGCGAAGCGACAACGACAGCTTCCCTGCGCACGCGCCTTCCGCGCCTGTTCTCGCGGGCCCAGCCCGCCGGGGCGGTCGACACGCTGCTGAAGACGGTGCGGATGCACCATCCGAAGACCGATCTCGGCCTCATCGAACGCGCCTACCAGACCGCCGCCCAGGCGCACGAGGGACAGAAGCGCAAGAGCGGCGAGCCGTACATCACGCACCCGATCGCGGTCGCGCAGATCCTCGCCGATCTCGGCATCGGATCGATCACGATCGCCGCCGCGCTGCTGCACGACACGGTCGAGGACACCGACTACACCCTCGACATGGTGCGGTCCGACTTCGGCGACGAGATCGCCATGCTCGTCGACGGCGTCACCAAGCTGGACAAGCTCAAGTACGGCGACAGCGCGCAGGCAGAAACCGTCCGCAAGATGGTCGTGGCGATGTCGAAGGACATCCGCGTGCTCATCATCAAGCTCGCCGACCGGCTGCACAACGCCCGGACCTGGGGATTCGTCGAAGGCGGCTCCGCGAAGCGGAAGGCGCAGGAGACCCTCGAGATCTATGCGCCGCTCGCCCACCGGCTCGGCATCCAGACCATCAAGTGGGAACTGGAAGACCTGTCCTTCGCGGTGCTCTATCCGAAGCTGTACGTCGAGATCGAAAGCCTGGTGAAGAACCGAACCCCGCAGCGGGAGGAGTTCGTCCAGCAGGTCATCGACGCGGTCAGCGACGACCTCAAGGCGGCGCGCATCAAGGGCCAGGTGATGGGCCGGCCCAAGCAGTACTACTCGATCTACCAGAAGATGATCGTGCGCGGCCGCGAGTTCGACGAGATCTATGACCTGGTCGGCATCCGGGTGCTCGTGAACACCGTGCGCGACTGCTACGCGGTGCTGGGTGCGATCCACGCGCGCTGGAATCCGATCCCCGGCCGGTTCAAGGACTACATCGCCACACCGAAGTTCAACCTGTACCAGTCGCTGCACACCACCGTGATCGGCCCGAAGGGCCGCGCGGTCGAGATCCAGATCCGCACGCACGACATGCACCAGCGTGCCGAGTTCGGTGTCGCCGCGCACTGGAAGTACAAGGAGCGGGTGGGCGGCGGCAAGAGCGAGCAGTCGAAGAGCGACACCGACATGGCGTGGCTCGCGCACATCACCGACTGGCAGGCGGAGACTGCCGACCCGACCGAGTTCCTCGATTCCCTGCGCTTCGAGATCGGCGCGAAGGAAACCTACGTGTTCACCCCGCAGGGCAAGGTCATCGGGTTGCCTGCCGGCGCCACCCCGGTCGACTTCGCCTACGCGGTTCACACCGAGGTCGGGCACCGCACCATGGGCGCGAAGGTCAACGGCCGGCTGGTGCCGCTCGAGTCCACACTCAACAGCGGCGACGTCGTCGAGGTGTTCACCTCGAAGAACCCCGACGCGGGGCCCAGCCAGGACTGGCTGAGCTTCGTGAAGAGCCCTCGCGCCCGCAACAAGATCCGCCAGTGGTTCACCAAGGAACGACGCGACGAGGCCATCGAGCACGGTAAGGATGCCATCGCCCGGGCGATGCGCAAGCAGAACCTTCCGCTGCAGAAGCTCATGACCCAGGACTCGTTCTCCGAGGTCGCCGCGGCGATGCGCTACGACGACGTCAGCGCGCTGTACGCCGCGGTCGGTGAGGGACACGTCTCCACGCAGTCGGTGATCGAGAAGGTGCTCGCCTCGCTGCAGGCGGAACCCGACCTCGACGAGGCGGAGATCGCGTTCCCCAGCAAGGGCAGGGCCCGGCCGCTTCGCCCGAGCGATTCCGGCGTGCTGGTGCGCGGCGCTCCCGACATCCTGGTGAAACTGGCCAAGTGCTGCACCCCGGTGCCTGGCGACGCGATCGTCGGCTTCGTCACCCGCGGCCAGGGCGTCTCGGTACACCGCAGCGACTGCAACAACGTGCAGTCCCTGCTGAACGAACCGGACCGGATGATCGACGTGGAGTGGGCACCCACCTCCAAGAGCGTGTTCCTGGTACAGATTCAGGTCGAGGCGCTCGACCGGGCCGGCCTGCTCTCGGACGTCACGCGCGTGCTCAGCGAGCATCACGTGAACATCCTGTCCGCGTCGGTGTCGACCTCGAACGACCGGCTCGCGCTCAGCCGATTCGTCTTCGAGATGGGCGACACCACCCACCTCGACCGGGTCCTGAACGCCGTGCGCCGGATCGAAGCGGTCTACGACGTCTACCGGGTCTCCTCAGGCTGAGCCAGCAGGCGCTGGACCGCTCGGCGTTTGAACGGCAGGTGCGGACGCCTCTCGAGTGACGCGATGCACTCGGCCACGCTCAGCTCGCCGATCTCGAGGAGGGCCGTGACCGTTGCCGCGACGCGAGCGGCTTCGCGGCTGTCGTGATCGAACCTGACCAGGTCGCCGATGGTGCGCAGGGGAGTGGTGACGGCGAGGCCGCCGATCGTCAGGCACTCGTCATCCTCGATCGCCACCTCCCGCACCGCGCCCTGTAGCGCGGTGGGATGCGCCACGCGGGCTTCGATCCTGGTGCAGAAGGTGTGCCGCGGCGGCGGCGCGCATGCCCCCAACACCCAGGCGGCGCTCCACCGCTCGGCGATCAGCCGCTCGTTCAGCCCACGCCGGATCGCCGCAGCCCGCAGCGCGGGCGAATCGAACTCGTCGATGGGCGAGAACGCTTCGTCGACGGCGAACAGGTCGCCGTCCAATCGCATG
The Diaminobutyricimonas sp. LJ205 genome window above contains:
- the secF gene encoding protein translocase subunit SecF; translated protein: MSRLTTFGNDLYTGAKSIDFIGRRKLWYAIAGIVILISVVVPFVRGGFLFGIEFRGGSEFQITQIENLDPATDQPRASETVTDTVEDAAPRVSIVGADGIRVQTDQLTPTDSNAVRDALADEFSVSRDDVSASFIGPSWGADVTGQALRGLAIFIVFAAVMMALYFRTWKMSLAALVALAHDLIITVGIYGVLGFEITPAAVIGFLTILGYSLYDTVVVFDKIRENTAEDGETSRRTFAQSVNLAVNQTLVRSINTSVVAALPVAAILFIGAAVLGAGTLRDISLALFIGILVGAYSTIFIAAPVYAQLRENEPEVKKQGHGVKKREEVSGTTTGAVR
- the secD gene encoding protein translocase subunit SecD, yielding MARSTPVRKAWRSLTWLAVIIAALIGLNAAGAIWNNAGWTPQLALDLEGGTQIILEPQLEEGQSVSAEQLNQAVSIIRQRVDASGVSESEITTQGGSKVVVSLPGTPDEETMARIQASAKLEFRPVLTADLPTDQSMTDGETPAPDAPADAEPTPTPSLESTPTAEPTSPSDLNWITPALADEFANFDCASLDEAQSSIAPADQPLVTCEQDGSVKYVLGPVEVSGETISDATAGLVPDSRGFATNEWGVFIEFNETGTAQFRDVTERLITLQGAQNQFGIVLDGKVISAPTTNVAITDGKPMISGNFTQESAQTLADQLKFGALPIGFELESTNTISATLGTSQLQSGLIAGIIGMILVLIYSLIQYRTLGLVTMASLLVAAVITYLIINLLSWREGYRLSLAGVAGLIVAIGIIADSFIVYFERIRDELRDGRSLVSSVETGWKRALRTILAADSINFLAAIVLFIVAVGSVQGFALTLGLTTLVDLLVVIMFTHPLMQLLATTRFFGGGHPWSGLDPQALGAVYRGRAQFRAPVATAGRNQRAAKEAERRQTIAERKAAELTSSGRDAGKDS
- a CDS encoding bifunctional (p)ppGpp synthetase/guanosine-3',5'-bis(diphosphate) 3'-pyrophosphohydrolase, which encodes MSEATTTASLRTRLPRLFSRAQPAGAVDTLLKTVRMHHPKTDLGLIERAYQTAAQAHEGQKRKSGEPYITHPIAVAQILADLGIGSITIAAALLHDTVEDTDYTLDMVRSDFGDEIAMLVDGVTKLDKLKYGDSAQAETVRKMVVAMSKDIRVLIIKLADRLHNARTWGFVEGGSAKRKAQETLEIYAPLAHRLGIQTIKWELEDLSFAVLYPKLYVEIESLVKNRTPQREEFVQQVIDAVSDDLKAARIKGQVMGRPKQYYSIYQKMIVRGREFDEIYDLVGIRVLVNTVRDCYAVLGAIHARWNPIPGRFKDYIATPKFNLYQSLHTTVIGPKGRAVEIQIRTHDMHQRAEFGVAAHWKYKERVGGGKSEQSKSDTDMAWLAHITDWQAETADPTEFLDSLRFEIGAKETYVFTPQGKVIGLPAGATPVDFAYAVHTEVGHRTMGAKVNGRLVPLESTLNSGDVVEVFTSKNPDAGPSQDWLSFVKSPRARNKIRQWFTKERRDEAIEHGKDAIARAMRKQNLPLQKLMTQDSFSEVAAAMRYDDVSALYAAVGEGHVSTQSVIEKVLASLQAEPDLDEAEIAFPSKGRARPLRPSDSGVLVRGAPDILVKLAKCCTPVPGDAIVGFVTRGQGVSVHRSDCNNVQSLLNEPDRMIDVEWAPTSKSVFLVQIQVEALDRAGLLSDVTRVLSEHHVNILSASVSTSNDRLALSRFVFEMGDTTHLDRVLNAVRRIEAVYDVYRVSSG